The Zingiber officinale cultivar Zhangliang chromosome 9A, Zo_v1.1, whole genome shotgun sequence genome window below encodes:
- the LOC122019538 gene encoding uncharacterized protein LOC122019538: MGVTSFHLVYGGEAVVPVEIGVESDRTQNYDKDNIERRLLELDLVDKARTKAVVRLMAYRQRMRQNYNRRVIPSSFQVGNLIWKKVKLVGDVTKLEALWVGPFKVVEKLCSKAYYLEDEDGR; the protein is encoded by the coding sequence ATGGGAGTAACctctttccacttggtgtatggaggcgaAGCGGTCGTCCCCGTCGAGATTGGAGTCGAGTCCGACCGGACACAGAACTATGATAAAGACAACATCGAGCGAAGGCTATTGGAGCTGGACCTGGTGGATAAGGCGCGCACTAAAGCAGTCGTTCGGCTGATGGCTTATAGGCAAAGaatgaggcagaactacaatcggCGGGTGATCCCGAGTTCGTTCCAGGTTGGCAACCtcatatggaagaaggtgaagctagTCGGCGACGTCACCAAGTTGGAAGCCCTATGGGTCGGGCCCTTCAAGGTCGTGGAGAAGCTCTGCTCGAAAGCATATTacctggaggatgaggacggaagGTGA